One Candidatus Schekmanbacteria bacterium DNA segment encodes these proteins:
- a CDS encoding superoxide dismutase, giving the protein MAYEAKNFDSLIGTAGFSDQLLKNHFTLYQGYVTNTNKVIDSLAALAKEGKAATPEYAELTRRLGWEFNGMRLHEYYFGNMKKGGSAIDTNSEFYKQTVKSYGSFDNFEKNLKAVGTMRGIGWAIAYYDAEASRLQNVWVNEHDVGHFAGAAPLLIMDVFEHAFMIDYGLKRADYIEAFWKAIDWVSVSKRFDAATRK; this is encoded by the coding sequence ATGGCATATGAAGCGAAAAATTTCGACAGTCTAATAGGCACAGCCGGATTTAGCGACCAGTTGTTAAAAAATCATTTCACACTCTATCAAGGTTATGTAACCAACACCAACAAGGTTATTGACTCTCTTGCTGCACTTGCAAAAGAAGGAAAGGCGGCGACTCCGGAATATGCAGAACTTACGCGCAGGTTGGGATGGGAGTTTAACGGGATGCGTCTTCATGAATATTATTTTGGCAATATGAAAAAAGGCGGCTCAGCAATTGATACTAACTCAGAGTTTTATAAACAGACAGTAAAGAGCTATGGGTCGTTTGATAACTTCGAGAAGAATCTAAAAGCGGTCGGTACTATGCGCGGAATAGGCTGGGCTATAGCTTATTATGATGCTGAAGCTTCGAGGCTTCAAAATGTCTGGGTAAATGAGCATGACGTAGGGCATTTCGCCGGGGCAGCACCTTTATTGATAATGGATGTGTTTGAGCATGCCTTCATGATCGATTACGGCCTTAAGCGTGCTGATTATATCGAAGCATTCTGGAAAGCCATTGACTGGGTTTCAGTATCAAAAAGATTTGATGCAGCAACCAGAAAATAA
- the ileS gene encoding isoleucine--tRNA ligase, whose amino-acid sequence MDYKETLNLPKTTFPMKASLAQKEPHVIAEWEKNDLYGKIRETCKGRKKYILHDGPPYANGHIHMGTALNKILKDIIVKSKTMAGFDAPYVPGWDCHGLPIEHEVDKRLGSKKKGMAIKEIRSQCLEYANTFVDIQRSEFKRLGVLGDWDRPYLTVNHSYEAAIVRELSNFFLSGSAYKSKKPIYWCSSCRTALAEAEVEYENHSSLSVYVRFPLLEGQEKTEKALNGKKASVLIWTTTPWTLPANLAIALHPDLVYSLIDIDGDIMLMAKELIPSVLKKMNKMSFNTLATWKGSELTGLKCKHPLYDRESVIINGDHVTLEQGTGCVHTAPGHGIEDYEMGLRYGLDVYSPVDDQGKFTPEIPDFAGMKVFEANPLIRDTLKEINALLFEEKITHSYPHCWRCKNPVIFRATEQWFISMEKNNLRKKALTEIKNVKWIPAWGENRIGGMLEQRPDWCISRQRCWGVPITVIYCSKCTEPVNDKGIFEKISNLIEEKGADIWFELSPSDILPAGTKCTKCGSEEFRKETDILDVWFESGVSHEAVLNTRSELSWPADLYLEGSDQHRGWFNSSLMVSLEHREKAPYRSVLTHGYVVDGSGKKMSKSLGNVIAPEEIIKKHGAELLRLWASSVDYREDIRISNEIIERLSEAYRKVRNTCKYILGNIYDFNPSKDSISFEEMEEIDRWALQRLSKLTTRLKKAYEDFDFHIFYHSFHNFCTVDMSAFYLDVLKDRLYTSRPDSKERRSAQTVLYKIIDSLVRLMAPILSFTAEEAWDHLKTIDPNREESVHTALFPKGDEFRIDEKLEESWGKIMDLRSEVTKSLEIARRDKLIGHSLDAEVTIKGTGSDFEFFKRYEKDLTQIFIVSQVKITEDKSVITEKSGERKFSGIEILVSEAKGEKCERCWMISTDIGKNSEHPAICGRCEQNL is encoded by the coding sequence ATTACAAAGAGACATTGAACCTTCCAAAAACAACATTCCCGATGAAAGCAAGCCTTGCCCAGAAAGAGCCCCACGTAATCGCCGAGTGGGAAAAAAACGATCTTTACGGGAAGATAAGGGAAACATGCAAAGGAAGGAAGAAATATATACTTCATGACGGACCGCCCTATGCAAACGGACATATACACATGGGAACGGCTTTAAACAAGATACTGAAGGACATCATCGTAAAATCAAAAACAATGGCAGGCTTTGACGCCCCCTATGTGCCCGGATGGGACTGCCATGGACTTCCAATTGAACACGAAGTTGACAAAAGGCTAGGAAGCAAGAAAAAGGGAATGGCCATAAAGGAAATAAGAAGCCAATGCCTTGAATATGCAAACACATTCGTAGATATCCAGCGCTCCGAGTTCAAGCGCCTTGGTGTGCTAGGCGACTGGGACAGACCGTATCTTACCGTTAATCACAGTTATGAGGCAGCCATAGTCCGGGAATTGTCCAATTTTTTCCTTTCAGGAAGCGCATATAAGAGCAAAAAACCTATTTACTGGTGCTCAAGCTGCCGGACAGCACTTGCCGAAGCAGAAGTTGAATACGAAAACCACTCTTCTCTTTCAGTTTATGTCCGTTTCCCGCTGCTTGAAGGTCAGGAAAAAACAGAGAAAGCTCTCAACGGGAAAAAAGCATCGGTCCTCATCTGGACAACTACTCCATGGACCCTGCCGGCAAACCTCGCCATTGCACTGCATCCTGACCTGGTTTACAGCCTCATAGATATAGATGGCGATATCATGCTCATGGCAAAAGAGCTCATCCCCTCTGTACTTAAAAAGATGAACAAAATGTCTTTCAACACACTTGCCACATGGAAGGGAAGTGAACTCACAGGACTTAAATGTAAACATCCTCTTTATGACAGGGAATCTGTAATCATAAACGGAGACCATGTCACGCTTGAACAGGGAACTGGCTGCGTCCATACTGCTCCGGGACATGGAATTGAAGACTATGAGATGGGGCTCCGTTATGGTCTGGATGTATACAGCCCTGTCGATGACCAGGGAAAGTTCACCCCAGAAATACCCGATTTTGCAGGAATGAAAGTTTTTGAGGCAAACCCTCTGATACGTGACACTTTGAAGGAAATAAACGCTCTGCTATTTGAAGAAAAAATAACCCACTCATATCCGCACTGCTGGAGGTGCAAGAATCCGGTAATATTCAGGGCCACAGAGCAGTGGTTTATCTCCATGGAGAAAAATAATCTGAGGAAGAAAGCTCTTACAGAGATTAAAAATGTAAAATGGATACCGGCATGGGGAGAAAACAGGATTGGAGGAATGCTGGAACAGCGTCCTGACTGGTGCATATCAAGACAGCGCTGCTGGGGTGTCCCGATAACAGTGATATATTGTTCAAAATGCACTGAGCCAGTAAATGACAAAGGAATATTTGAAAAGATATCAAACCTCATAGAAGAAAAAGGCGCTGATATATGGTTCGAGCTTTCACCTTCTGACATTTTGCCTGCAGGGACTAAGTGTACCAAGTGCGGCTCAGAGGAATTCAGGAAAGAGACCGATATCCTTGATGTCTGGTTCGAATCAGGGGTAAGCCATGAAGCAGTACTTAACACTCGTTCTGAGCTTTCATGGCCTGCCGATCTTTACCTTGAAGGGAGCGACCAGCACAGAGGATGGTTCAACTCAAGCCTCATGGTTTCCCTTGAACACAGGGAAAAGGCACCTTACAGAAGCGTTCTTACGCACGGCTATGTTGTAGACGGTTCGGGAAAAAAGATGTCGAAGTCCCTTGGGAATGTCATAGCTCCCGAAGAAATAATAAAAAAACATGGCGCAGAGCTCCTTCGTCTCTGGGCTTCATCAGTGGATTACAGGGAAGACATAAGGATATCAAATGAGATAATCGAACGTCTTTCAGAAGCATACAGAAAAGTACGGAATACCTGCAAATATATACTTGGGAACATCTATGACTTTAACCCATCTAAAGATTCAATTTCCTTTGAAGAAATGGAAGAGATAGACAGATGGGCTCTTCAGAGATTGTCAAAACTCACAACAAGACTTAAAAAGGCTTACGAGGATTTTGATTTTCATATTTTTTATCACAGCTTTCACAACTTCTGCACAGTTGACATGAGCGCCTTTTACCTTGATGTACTAAAAGACCGGCTCTACACTTCACGGCCTGATTCCAAAGAACGCCGCTCAGCCCAGACTGTCCTCTATAAAATAATAGACTCCCTCGTCAGGCTCATGGCGCCCATACTTTCATTCACGGCAGAAGAGGCCTGGGATCATCTAAAAACCATAGACCCCAACCGGGAGGAGAGTGTACACACTGCACTTTTCCCTAAAGGAGATGAATTCAGGATAGATGAGAAACTTGAGGAAAGCTGGGGGAAAATAATGGATCTTCGCAGCGAGGTCACAAAATCCCTTGAAATTGCGCGAAGAGACAAGCTGATAGGTCATTCTCTTGATGCCGAGGTTACAATAAAGGGAACAGGAAGTGACTTCGAATTTTTCAAGCGATATGAAAAGGATTTGACTCAGATATTCATAGTTTCGCAGGTAAAAATAACAGAAGACAAATCTGTAATAACAGAAAAATCCGGAGAGAGAAAATTCTCAGGTATCGAAATACTCGTTTCCGAAGCAAAAGGGGAAAAGTGCGAGCGATGCTGGATGATTTCAACTGATATAGGCAAAAACAGCGAGCATCCTGCTATCTGCGGACGCTGCGAACAAAACTTATAG